The genomic interval AGGCGCTGGGGCGCTTGATCGCTGAGGCGGATGCGCTGGGCCCGGGCGATGCGGATAAGGCGCAAGCGGCGTTGAAGGCGGCGCAAGGCGCCGAAGTAGGCGCTGCTTCGGTGCGGGCGGACGCTGAGAAGAAGCTGGAGCAGATTGCGTCCGACGCGGCGGCGCGGCGTGCGCGCGCGCAGGCGCTGACGGATGCGGCGAACGCCGCGCGGGCGCGGTTGGCGCGGTTAGAAGAGCGAAAGCGCGCGCTGGATGGGCAAGCGAAGGCGTTGCCAGCGAGCGGCGATCTCGATGCGAAGCGCGCGGCGGCGGTGGCTGCTGCAGAGAAGGCGCGTGCGGACGGCGCGAAGCTGCGCGCAACGCTGACGGAAGCAGAAGCGGCGCTGAGGAAGGCTGAAGCCGCGGATGAAGCGGCTTGGACGCCGTATCGCGCGTCGGAGAGTGCGCTGAACGCGCTCGAAGCTGAGGTAAAGGCGCTGGATAAATTGGCGCCGCCGGATAGCGCGAAGTTTCCGCCGGTGCTGGCGTCGATCGACGTTGAACGCGGATACGAGAAGGCGCTGGCGGCGGCGTTGGGCGAAGACATCGATGCATCGATGCATGCGGATGCGCCGGCGCGGTGGGGTGGCGCAGCGGCCCCTGCTCCGCATTTGCCGGCTGAAGCGCAATCGTTGGCGCGGTTCGTGAAGGCGCCGGAGGCGTTGGCGGCGCGGTTGTCGTTGATCGGCATTGTCGAGGCGAAGGACGGCGCGCGGTTGGCGAAGCAGCTGCCGCCGGGGGCGCGGCTGGTTTCGGTTGAAGGCGATCTTTGGCGTTGGGATGGGTTCGTGCGCCGCGCGGATGCACCACAACCGGCGGCGGCGCGGCTTGAACACAAGAACCGCTTGGCGGCGGCGCGTGCTGAGCTGAAGGCGGCGGAAGCGAAGCTGGCGAAAGCGAAAGTGGCTTGGGAAGCGGCCAAGGCGGAGCGCTCGAAGCTTGAAGCGAAGGCGCGCGATTTGCGGGCTGAGGCGCCGAAGAGTGCTGCGGCTGATGCGGCGGCGGCGCGTGAGGTTGAGCGGCTCGATGCCGAGCTGGCGCGGCTGAGTGAGCGGCGCGGCGATCTGGATGCGCAGGCTAAGGCGCTTGAGGCGGAGTTTGGCGATGCGCGTGCGGCGCTGGCGGATGCTGAAGGCGCGGCGAAGGATGCGCCGGCGACAGGGGATGATCCCGGTGTGACTGCAGCGCGCGCGGCGGTTGATGCGGCGCGGGCGAAGGCGGCGGAGGCAGCAGCCGCGGCGCAGAGCTTGGTGCGCGACAAGACGCAGCGCGATACGCGGCGTGGCGCTGTCGAGATTGAGAGCAAGCAGTGGAAGGCGCGGATCGGCGAGGCCGATACGCGCCTTGGTGCGCTGTCGAAAGAGCTGGATCAGATCGAAAAACGGCGCGACGCGGCGAAAGCCGCGCCGGGCGACGCGCGGGCGCGGCTTGAGGCGCTGATGGATGAGGCCGGCGCTGCGGAGCAGCGGCGGGCTTCAACCAGCGATCGCGTGGCGGAAGCGGAAGCGGCGGCGCGCGCCGCCGGTGAGCGCGCGCGCTCGTTGGAGCAAGCGCACGCTGATGCGCGCGAAAAGCGTGCGAGCACGGATGCGCACGCGCAAGCGAACGCGGCGCGGGTGCAGGACGTGGTGACGCTGGCGAACGAGCAGGCTGGCGTGGCACCGGAGGCGCTCGCCGCGCGTGCGGGCGCGTTGCTGACGTCAGCGATGGGGACCAGCGCGATTGCGGAGATCGAGAAGCGGTTCGAGCGCTTGCGCTCGGAGCGCGATGCGGCGGGGCCGGTGAATTTGCGCGCGGACGAGGAATTCGCCGAGGCGCGAGAGCGCATCGCGACGCTGACGCGCGAGAAGGACGACGTGGCGCAAGCCGTAGCGA from Terricaulis silvestris carries:
- the smc gene encoding chromosome segregation protein SMC: MHITELRLHGFKSFVDPARAPIEQGLTGVVGPNGCGKSNLLEGVRWVMGATSAKSMRASDMEDVIFSGTAGRPAREHAEVTLVLNDALGQAPAPFNKEDVLEVSRRIRRGLGSTYRINGKEVRAKDVQLLFADAATGANSPALVRQGQISELIAAKPQNRRRILEDAAGIAGLHARRHEADLKLKAAETNLTRLDEILAEIENQAASLKKQARQAERYRDLAQTLRETEALLLHRRWTEARERAAEAQGHLREAERVVAQAASEASAADRAAEEARDGLTPLREEELVAAAVLRRLEGVRVGLERDLADAEAAIARCDEDASRNRAEAERLEALKRDASEALGRLIAEADALGPGDADKAQAALKAAQGAEVGAASVRADAEKKLEQIASDAAARRARAQALTDAANAARARLARLEERKRALDGQAKALPASGDLDAKRAAAVAAAEKARADGAKLRATLTEAEAALRKAEAADEAAWTPYRASESALNALEAEVKALDKLAPPDSAKFPPVLASIDVERGYEKALAAALGEDIDASMHADAPARWGGAAAPAPHLPAEAQSLARFVKAPEALAARLSLIGIVEAKDGARLAKQLPPGARLVSVEGDLWRWDGFVRRADAPQPAAARLEHKNRLAAARAELKAAEAKLAKAKVAWEAAKAERSKLEAKARDLRAEAPKSAAADAAAAREVERLDAELARLSERRGDLDAQAKALEAEFGDARAALADAEGAAKDAPATGDDPGVTAARAAVDAARAKAAEAAAAAQSLVRDKTQRDTRRGAVEIESKQWKARIGEADTRLGALSKELDQIEKRRDAAKAAPGDARARLEALMDEAGAAEQRRASTSDRVAEAEAAARAAGERARSLEQAHADAREKRASTDAHAQANAARVQDVVTLANEQAGVAPEALAARAGALLTSAMGTSAIAEIEKRFERLRSERDAAGPVNLRADEEFAEARERIATLTREKDDVAQAVAKLRRAITTLNNEGRTRLLRAFEEVDAHFAQLFATLFDGGQAALKLTESEDPLEAGLEIFAQPPGKRLTNLNLLSGGEQALTATALIFAVFLANPAPLCVLDEVDAPLDDANVDRFCRMLEEMKRLTTTRFIVITHNPVTMSRMDRLYGVTMPEQGLSQLVSVDLGRAQAMAAE